From Brucella pseudogrignonensis, a single genomic window includes:
- the cysW gene encoding sulfate ABC transporter permease subunit CysW: MASNSSTRSAVTESLPTRIILIGIALLFLALFLILPVIAVFVEAFRKGTGEYLAALVEPDAIAAIKLTLLVAVISVPVNLVFGVAAAWAIAKFEFKGKALLTTLIDLPFSISPVISGLVFVLLFASHGLIGPWLESHNIQILFAVPGIVLATLFVTFPFVARELIPLMQEQGSGDEEAAISLGANGWQTFRYVTLPNIKWGLLYGVLLCNARAMGEFGAVSVVSGHIRGLTNTMPLHVEILYNEYNFVAAFAVASLLALLALVTLAVKAFLELRYGDELAGSNGH; the protein is encoded by the coding sequence ATGGCGTCTAACTCTTCCACGCGCAGCGCTGTGACCGAAAGTTTGCCGACGCGCATCATTCTCATCGGCATAGCCCTTCTGTTTCTTGCGCTTTTTCTGATCCTCCCAGTCATTGCTGTCTTTGTAGAGGCTTTCCGCAAAGGCACCGGCGAATATCTGGCGGCATTGGTTGAACCGGATGCGATTGCTGCGATTAAACTTACACTTCTGGTCGCCGTGATCTCCGTGCCGGTCAATCTGGTTTTTGGTGTCGCTGCTGCCTGGGCGATTGCCAAATTTGAGTTCAAGGGCAAGGCGCTTCTGACCACGCTGATTGATCTGCCATTTTCGATTTCGCCGGTGATTTCCGGTTTGGTGTTTGTGCTGCTTTTCGCGAGCCATGGCCTGATCGGCCCCTGGCTTGAAAGCCACAATATCCAAATTCTTTTTGCCGTCCCCGGAATTGTTCTGGCAACCTTGTTTGTAACATTTCCCTTTGTGGCACGCGAATTGATCCCGCTTATGCAGGAACAGGGCAGCGGTGATGAAGAAGCGGCCATTTCGCTGGGCGCGAATGGCTGGCAGACCTTTCGCTACGTTACCCTGCCCAATATCAAATGGGGCCTTCTCTACGGCGTCCTGCTTTGTAATGCGCGTGCGATGGGCGAATTTGGGGCGGTTTCGGTGGTGTCAGGGCATATTCGCGGTCTGACCAACACCATGCCGCTGCATGTCGAAATTCTCTATAACGAGTATAACTTCGTTGCGGCCTTTGCCGTGGCATCGCTGCTGGCCTTGCTGGCTCTCGTGACACTGGCGGTTAAAGCGTTTCTGGAGTTGCGCTATGGCGATGAACTGGCTGGCAGTAACGGGCATTAA
- the cysT gene encoding sulfate ABC transporter permease subunit CysT translates to MSSHPAPVRAGWHFRKPSVIPGFGLTLGFSVAYLTLLILIPLAALVLRSTDVGFAGFWKIVTDARTVAALETSFGTAFIAALVNVVFGVILAWVLVRYRFPGRRFIDAIVDIPFALPTAVAGIALASIYAPNGWIGSLLAPFNIKIAFSRAGIVVALIFIGLPFVVRTVQPIMEEISREVEEAAATLGASRFQTIWRVLLPSLQPAILTGFALAFARGVGEYGSVIFIAGNTPYVSEITPLLIVIRLEEYDYAGATALATVMLALSFAMLLFINLIQSWTRKKYGYGV, encoded by the coding sequence ATGTCTTCTCACCCTGCACCGGTCAGAGCAGGGTGGCATTTTAGAAAACCGAGCGTCATTCCGGGCTTTGGACTGACTCTCGGTTTTAGTGTCGCCTATTTGACTCTGCTTATTCTTATTCCGCTGGCAGCTTTGGTGCTGCGTTCCACTGATGTGGGCTTTGCAGGATTTTGGAAGATCGTGACGGATGCACGCACGGTGGCGGCGCTTGAAACAAGCTTCGGCACTGCTTTTATCGCAGCGCTGGTCAATGTGGTCTTTGGTGTCATTCTTGCATGGGTGCTGGTGCGCTATCGTTTTCCGGGGCGTCGGTTCATCGATGCCATTGTCGATATTCCCTTTGCACTCCCCACAGCCGTCGCTGGTATCGCGCTGGCCTCTATTTATGCGCCCAATGGCTGGATTGGCAGTCTGCTTGCGCCGTTTAATATAAAAATCGCCTTCTCTCGCGCTGGCATCGTCGTGGCACTGATCTTTATCGGTCTGCCATTCGTGGTACGCACTGTGCAGCCGATCATGGAAGAAATCAGCCGGGAGGTTGAAGAAGCGGCGGCCACTTTGGGCGCATCGCGCTTTCAGACCATCTGGCGCGTGCTGTTACCAAGCCTCCAGCCCGCCATTCTCACAGGCTTCGCACTGGCTTTTGCGCGTGGTGTTGGTGAATATGGTTCCGTCATTTTCATTGCCGGCAACACGCCTTATGTCTCCGAAATTACCCCGCTCCTGATTGTGATCCGACTGGAGGAATATGATTACGCGGGCGCAACCGCACTCGCGACTGTCATGCTGGCGCTGTCATTTGCCATGTTGCTGTTCATCAATCTGATCCAGTCGTGGACAAGAAAGAAGTACGGCTATGGCGTCTAA
- a CDS encoding GGDEF domain-containing protein: MLYVLPAVLIVFSLAFVIVWGIDRRRTYLLWCALCFSFIGLAMLSQLVDIPADDAFNTMLTATIYVLGILAGGHGILQRSGLRIPFWFCSASLVCIFSGVVYFLYVSPSLIGRVYVVNFGLAFMILTIVWFLRRLIKGTTADRVTLGMLLLVALQFFPRTLLTAHSVSGETAIDFAFTPFWQWTVFSTAVASLIAGLVLFAAVGADRLSELAHERDSDPLTGLLNRRGFEERMRAAERSNLSGWIVACDIDHFKTINDLHGHAVGDAVLKEFSDILQSYSGDRNLTARIGGEEFILYLDDMPSDEALALVETIRETVNNRQFARLSADERVTCSFGAAKLDSQGHFWKTVEAADKILYAAKEAGRNRTFFGP, encoded by the coding sequence ATGCTTTATGTACTGCCAGCCGTTCTTATTGTTTTTTCATTGGCCTTTGTCATCGTTTGGGGCATCGATAGACGGCGCACTTATCTGTTGTGGTGCGCCCTGTGCTTTTCCTTCATCGGTTTAGCTATGCTTTCACAGCTGGTTGATATTCCGGCTGATGATGCCTTCAACACAATGTTGACAGCGACCATCTATGTCTTGGGTATCTTGGCAGGCGGACATGGTATTCTTCAGAGATCTGGCCTCCGCATTCCTTTTTGGTTCTGCAGTGCCAGTCTCGTTTGTATTTTTAGTGGCGTCGTCTATTTCCTATATGTCTCACCGAGCCTGATTGGCCGGGTATATGTTGTTAATTTTGGTCTTGCTTTCATGATCTTGACGATCGTGTGGTTTTTGAGACGTCTAATAAAGGGAACGACTGCCGATAGAGTGACGCTCGGCATGCTCCTCCTCGTTGCTTTACAGTTTTTCCCACGGACTTTGCTGACAGCTCATTCTGTTTCCGGTGAAACGGCAATCGATTTTGCCTTTACGCCGTTTTGGCAATGGACTGTATTTTCAACAGCAGTTGCATCGCTGATCGCCGGATTGGTGTTGTTCGCGGCCGTTGGTGCTGATCGCTTGAGCGAACTCGCGCATGAACGCGACAGTGATCCGCTAACAGGTCTGCTCAATCGTCGCGGGTTTGAAGAGCGTATGCGGGCGGCCGAGCGCAGCAATCTTTCCGGGTGGATTGTTGCTTGTGACATTGATCATTTTAAAACGATCAACGATCTCCATGGCCATGCAGTGGGCGATGCTGTGTTGAAAGAGTTTTCAGATATTCTTCAATCTTATTCTGGTGATCGCAATTTAACGGCGCGTATCGGAGGTGAAGAGTTTATTCTTTATCTCGACGATATGCCTTCCGATGAAGCCTTAGCTCTGGTGGAGACAATTCGCGAAACTGTGAATAATCGACAATTTGCGCGTTTGTCGGCAGATGAGCGTGTTACGTGTAGCTTCGGCGCTGCTAAGCTCGACAGTCAGGGGCATTTCTGGAAGACGGTCGAAGCGGCGGACAAGATTTTGTATGCTGCCAAGGAAGCAGGAAGGAACCGAACGTTCTTTGGACCATGA
- a CDS encoding Lrp/AsnC ligand binding domain-containing protein — MKPVFLQLQCAPGKTYDVADILYKREIVSELYSTSGEYDLLAKIYVKEGDDIGKFINENVLNIPHIVRSLTTLTFTAF, encoded by the coding sequence ATGAAACCTGTGTTCCTGCAATTGCAATGCGCGCCTGGCAAGACATATGACGTTGCAGATATTTTGTATAAGCGTGAGATCGTATCAGAGCTTTATTCCACCAGCGGAGAGTATGATCTTCTGGCAAAAATTTATGTGAAAGAAGGCGACGATATCGGCAAGTTCATCAATGAAAATGTGTTGAATATTCCGCACATTGTGCGCTCGCTCACCACACTCACCTTCACAGCGTTTTAG
- a CDS encoding lysozyme inhibitor: MKRKIQHMIIAFCAAFLTAGPVLAQTISRDSVFRTDYICERGVVVPVTYIHAGEEPAFAVLDAEGKMVALQWHDALKKYVAMDEQDSYRWNEKDGKAVLTHLEADDSAKEVTILAACRADNNEE; the protein is encoded by the coding sequence ATGAAACGTAAAATTCAACACATGATCATCGCATTTTGTGCGGCTTTTCTGACCGCCGGACCCGTTTTGGCCCAGACGATCAGCCGTGATTCAGTTTTTAGAACTGACTATATTTGTGAACGCGGTGTCGTCGTTCCGGTCACCTATATCCATGCCGGTGAAGAGCCAGCCTTTGCAGTGCTCGATGCCGAGGGAAAAATGGTTGCACTGCAATGGCACGATGCATTGAAAAAATATGTCGCTATGGATGAACAGGACAGCTATCGCTGGAATGAAAAAGACGGAAAGGCTGTTTTAACGCATCTTGAAGCTGATGATTCAGCGAAGGAAGTGACGATACTCGCAGCCTGCCGCGCAGACAATAATGAAGAATAA
- a CDS encoding DUF930 domain-containing protein, whose product MTALEKAQLEKLDPSTRLEQRCDVEAMEQISRDVRKLSVDKVLAYAFSDPLTGKNSIKANGAAFRSGEHWYKLAFVCKTADDHISITSFDYEIGDEVPQNQWDKHYLVP is encoded by the coding sequence ATGACTGCGCTCGAAAAAGCGCAGCTTGAGAAGCTTGATCCTTCAACACGTCTTGAGCAGCGCTGTGATGTCGAGGCAATGGAACAGATCAGCCGTGATGTGCGAAAGTTATCGGTCGATAAGGTGCTGGCTTATGCCTTTTCTGATCCGCTTACCGGTAAAAACTCTATCAAGGCCAATGGTGCAGCCTTCCGCAGTGGCGAGCATTGGTACAAGCTCGCATTTGTCTGCAAGACTGCTGATGATCATATCAGCATCACGTCCTTCGATTATGAAATTGGCGACGAAGTTCCACAGAATCAATGGGACAAGCATTACCTCGTCCCCTGA
- a CDS encoding sulfate ABC transporter substrate-binding protein, with amino-acid sequence MLKKTSKFSFALAAFVGTVALAGTIQASHADQTLLNVSYDPTRELYKDYNAAFAKHWKDETGETVTIRASHGGSGKQARSVIDGVKADVVTLALESDIDAIAEHSGKIDKDWRKRLPDNSSPYTSTIVFLVRKGNPKGLKDWGDLVKDGVEVITPNPKTSGGARWNYLAAWAWAHKEYGGDEAKIKEYIGELFRHVPVLDTGARGSTTTFVQRQLGDVLLAWENEAYLSVAEFGDDAFDIVVPPQSILAEPPVALVDKNADANGTRKVAEAYLEYLYSPEGQALASKHFYRPSKPDVVPADQKREFPQLQLVTIDDPIFGGWAKAQPYHFGDGGTFDQIYKPAK; translated from the coding sequence ATGTTGAAGAAAACATCAAAATTTTCATTCGCGCTTGCAGCTTTTGTTGGCACTGTGGCGCTTGCTGGCACCATTCAGGCCAGTCATGCCGATCAGACATTGCTGAACGTATCCTATGATCCTACACGAGAACTCTATAAGGATTATAATGCGGCCTTTGCCAAACATTGGAAAGACGAGACCGGCGAGACGGTCACGATACGGGCATCACACGGCGGCTCAGGCAAACAGGCCCGTTCCGTGATTGACGGTGTGAAGGCTGATGTGGTCACACTGGCACTGGAAAGCGATATTGACGCTATCGCCGAACATTCGGGCAAGATCGACAAGGATTGGCGCAAGCGGCTTCCTGATAATTCATCCCCTTACACGTCAACGATTGTTTTCCTTGTCCGCAAAGGCAATCCAAAAGGCCTCAAGGATTGGGGTGATCTGGTGAAGGATGGCGTCGAGGTTATCACGCCAAATCCTAAGACATCCGGCGGTGCGCGCTGGAATTATCTCGCGGCATGGGCATGGGCGCATAAAGAATATGGCGGCGATGAAGCCAAGATAAAGGAATATATCGGCGAACTCTTCCGTCATGTGCCGGTGCTTGATACGGGCGCACGCGGTTCCACCACGACCTTTGTGCAGCGTCAGTTGGGCGATGTGCTGCTGGCCTGGGAAAACGAAGCCTATCTTTCCGTTGCCGAATTTGGTGACGACGCCTTTGACATCGTCGTGCCGCCGCAATCCATTTTAGCAGAACCACCCGTGGCACTCGTTGACAAGAATGCTGATGCGAACGGGACGCGCAAGGTTGCAGAAGCTTATCTCGAATATCTCTATTCGCCGGAAGGCCAGGCGTTGGCTTCCAAGCATTTTTATCGCCCATCCAAGCCCGATGTTGTTCCTGCTGACCAGAAGCGTGAATTCCCGCAGTTGCAGCTTGTGACGATTGATGATCCAATCTTTGGCGGATGGGCTAAGGCGCAGCCCTATCATTTTGGTGACGGCGGAACATTCGATCAGATTTATAAGCCAGCAAAATAG
- a CDS encoding sulfate/molybdate ABC transporter ATP-binding protein, producing MEVRVAGVRKEFARFPALHNVSLDIRSSELIALLGPSGSGKTTLLRLIAGLEKPTDGAIYFGDEDASHKSVQERNVGFVFQHYALFRHMTVADNIGFGLKVRPSRTRPESAEIRRRALELLDLVQLKGLENRYPSQLSGGQRQRVALARAMAIEPKVLLLDEPFGALDAQVRKELRRWLREIHDKTGHTTVFVTHDQDEALELADRVVVMSQGRIEQIGTPDEVYDNPNSPFVYGFIGESSTLPVRIENGEVWLADRNIGLRVENKADGEAQLFFRPHEVELLDGCGGCIAGTVIASRRSGGKRRVELEIGGARERVEIEIPAEHPASEKSRIAFRPRYWKVFGREDAENASNVLNKAS from the coding sequence ATGGAAGTTCGTGTCGCCGGTGTGCGTAAAGAGTTTGCTCGCTTTCCGGCATTGCATAATGTTTCGCTTGATATTCGCTCATCCGAGTTGATTGCTTTGCTTGGACCGTCTGGCTCCGGCAAGACAACTTTGCTGCGCCTGATTGCTGGTCTGGAAAAGCCAACTGATGGCGCCATTTATTTTGGTGATGAAGATGCCTCGCACAAAAGCGTGCAGGAGCGGAATGTCGGTTTCGTGTTTCAGCATTATGCGCTGTTTCGCCATATGACGGTTGCCGACAATATCGGCTTTGGCCTTAAGGTTCGTCCAAGCCGCACGCGCCCCGAAAGTGCAGAAATCCGCCGCCGCGCGCTTGAGCTTCTTGATCTCGTGCAGCTCAAAGGCCTCGAAAACCGCTACCCGTCTCAGCTCTCTGGTGGTCAGCGTCAGCGCGTCGCTCTTGCCCGCGCCATGGCGATTGAGCCGAAGGTGTTGTTGCTCGATGAGCCTTTTGGCGCGCTTGATGCGCAGGTGCGCAAAGAGCTGCGCCGCTGGTTGCGCGAAATTCACGACAAGACCGGCCATACCACTGTTTTCGTGACGCATGATCAGGACGAAGCCCTTGAGCTGGCCGACCGGGTTGTTGTTATGAGCCAGGGGCGTATCGAGCAGATCGGCACGCCGGATGAGGTCTACGACAATCCGAACTCGCCGTTTGTTTACGGCTTCATAGGCGAATCGAGCACTTTGCCCGTGCGCATTGAGAATGGTGAAGTCTGGCTTGCAGATCGTAATATTGGCCTCAGGGTCGAGAACAAGGCTGACGGCGAAGCACAGCTTTTCTTCCGTCCGCATGAAGTTGAACTGCTTGATGGTTGCGGCGGTTGTATCGCTGGTACTGTGATTGCGAGCCGCAGATCAGGCGGCAAGCGCCGTGTCGAATTGGAAATCGGTGGTGCGCGAGAGCGGGTTGAAATTGAAATCCCTGCCGAACATCCTGCGTCGGAAAAAAGTCGCATCGCCTTTCGTCCGCGTTATTGGAAGGTTTTTGGCCGCGAAGACGCTGAAAATGCATCAAATGTACTCAATAAGGCTTCATAA